One genomic window of Arachis stenosperma cultivar V10309 chromosome 10, arast.V10309.gnm1.PFL2, whole genome shotgun sequence includes the following:
- the LOC130954766 gene encoding uncharacterized protein LOC130954766: MGIRSVFDAGEMRRELEKCGVDPDKFLPLVWKHVILKSNHHSDWDWQNHAPSLPSPAYSLLRSIPPLSSSLHSVFHSNDNVTSKLLIKLHNGAFVEAVIMRYDTRLGKYAGKPRPGGLRATLCISSQVGCKMGCKFCATGTMGFKSSLTSGEIVEQLVHASRFSQIRNVVFMGMGEPLNNYSAVVESIRVMTGLPFQLSLKRITVSTVGIIHAINKLHNDLPGLNLAVSLHAPAQDIRCQIMPAARAFPLQKLMASLQEYQRNSQQKILIEYIMLDGVNDEEQHAHQLGKLLETFQVVVNLIPFNSIGMLSQFKPTTEQKVSAFQKILRGTYNIRTTIRKQMGQDISGACGQLVVNVPDKSLGNAEPLTDIEDLFI, from the exons ATGGGAATTCGGTCGGTGTTCGATGCGGGTGAGATGCGAAGAGAATTGGAGAAATGCGGTGTTGATCCTGACAAGTTCCTTCCTCTTGTTTGGAAGCACGTCATCCTCAAATCTAATCACCACTCCGATTGGGACTGGCAGAACCACGCCCCTTCTCTCCCCTCCCCGGCTTACTCTCTTCTCCGCTCCATCCCCCCTCTCTCTTCCTCCCTCCACTCCGTCTTCCACTCCAACGATAACGTCACCTCCAAGCTCCTCATCAAGCTCCAT AATGGCGCTTTTGTAGAGGCTGTGATCATGAGGTATGACACTCGTTTGGGCAAATACGCCGGTAAACCCCGTCCCGGTGGTCTACGAGCAACTTTGTGCATATCATCTCAGGTTGGTTGTAAAATGGGTTGCAAGTTCTGTGCAACTGGAACCATGGGATTCAAAAGTAGCTTAACATCTGGAGAAATAGTCGAGCAATTGGTCCACGCCTCTAGGTTTTCACAAATCCGTAATGTTGTCTTCATG GGAATGGGAGAGCCTCTAAACAACTATTCTGCTGTGGTAGAATCCATTCGTGTCATGACTGGATTGCCGTTTCAATTGTCATTGAAAAGGATTACTGTCTCAACG GTTGGCATCATTCATGCTATCAACAAACTTCATAATGATCTGCCTGGTTTGAACTTGGCAGTCTCACTGCACGCACCAGCACAAGACATCAGATGCCAGATAATGCCTGCTGCTCGTGCTTTTCCTTTGCAAAAACTGATGGCTTCACTGCAAGAATATCAAAGAAACAG TCAGCAGAAGATATTGATCGAGTACATAATGCTTGATGGGGTCAATGATGAAGAGCAGCATGCCCACCAATTGGGAAAACTGCTAGAAACATTTCAAGTG GTGGTGAACTTAATACCTTTCAACTCTATTGGTATGTTGAGTCAATTCAAACCAACTACTGAGCAGAAAGTTTCAGCATTTCAGAAAATTCTTAGAGGTACGTACAATATCCGAACAACAATTCGGAAGCAGATGGGTCAGGACATAAGTGGTGCATGTGGACAATTGGTGGTTAATGTACCCGATAAGTCTCTCGGAAATGCCGAACCACTAACAGACATAGAAGATCTTTTCATTTGA
- the LOC130956909 gene encoding uncharacterized protein LOC130956909, whose translation MARNFDDMFNEALYGKRRRQDNTVIDNWIDECLLQDSEEEDIDRSSIPITRRWINRDREAGHDRLYQDYFADELVYNADIFRRRFRMRRRVFLQIVDALSNVYPYFQQRVDVTGRRGLSPLQKCTAAIRMLAYGVGAYAIDDYVRIGESTTIECLEKFVEGVISVFEDEYLRKPKPNDAQRLLQMAEGRGFPGMLGSIDCIHWQ comes from the coding sequence ATGGCTAGAAATTTTGATGATATGTTTAATGAGGCTTTGTATGGCAAAAGAAGACGGCAAGATAACACAGTCATAGATAATTGGATCGATGAGTGTTTACTCCAAGattcagaagaagaagatatcgATAGAAGCTCTATCCCAATTACTCGTAGATGGATCAACAGAGATCGAGAAGCAGGACATGATCGCCTTTATCAAGATTACTTTGCAGATGAACTGGTGTATAATGCTGACATTTTTCGACGGAGATTTCGAATGAGAAGACGGGTGTTCCTTCAGATAGTAGACGCTCTCTCAAACGTCTATCCGTATTTCCAACAGAGGGTTGATGTAACTGGAAGAAGAGGCTTGTCACCACTCCAGAAATGTACAGCTGCGATACGGATGTTAGCATATGGCGTAGGAGCTTATGCTATTGATGATTATGTGCGCATAGGCGAGAGCACTACAATTGAATGCTTGGAAAAATTTGTTGAAGGTGTCATTTCGGTGTTCGAGGATGAATACTTGCGAAAACCCAAACCAAATGACGCACAACGCCTGCTACAAATGGCGGAGGGTCGTGGCTTCCCTGGCATGTTGGGTAGCATTGACTGCATACATTGGCAATGA